The DNA window GCGCTGGTAGGGTGTGAGGTGGGTGCTGGACGGGGCCGCCTGGCGTGGCTCGAACCGGGCCAGCCAGCCGGCAGCGGTAGCCGCGTCCATGGCGGGTGCCAGCCACCAGCCTTGATAGGTATCGCAGCCGATGCTGGCCAGAAACTCCAGTTGGAAGCGGGTCTCCACACTTTCCGCGACCACCTTGGCACCCAGGCTCTTCCCCAGGCCGACAATGGCCGACACGATCTTGCGGCTGGCCTCATCCTGCTCCAGGGCACGGATGAAACTACCATCGATCTTGATTTTGTCGAACTGGAAGCGATGCAGACGCACCAGGCTGGAATAACCGGTGCCGAAGTCATCCAGCATGGTTTTGATGCCCAGTTCGCGCAGATGGGCAATGCCCAGCTCGGCGGCGCGCTCGTCCTCCACCACCTCGACCTCGGTCATCTCCACCCGTATCCGCCGCAGCGGGAATCCGGTGGCTTTGAGCGTGGCAATGATGTGGTCCACCGTGGCTGATTCCTGCAGCATGGTGGGCGGCATGTTGAAGGCCAGGTAGAAGTCGCCAGGCCATTCACGGGCAGCGCGGCAGGCCTGTTCCACCAGGTTGATGGTGAGGCTGGCGATCAGCCCGGCGCTCACCGCAACGGGGATGAAGGCATCGGGCAGCAACAGGCGGCCGTCGCTGGCGCGCCAGCGGGCCAACACTTCGAAGCCGCGCAGGTTGCCGGACTGCACGTCCACGATGGGCTGGAAGAACGGGACGATGGCATTGGTACGCAGCGCGTACTCGAGTGCATCGTCGGTGACTTCCGGAAC is part of the Stenotrophomonas oahuensis genome and encodes:
- a CDS encoding sensor domain-containing phosphodiesterase, producing MTAAEPPHARVEAASTVPEVTDDALEYALRTNAIVPFFQPIVDVQSGNLRGFEVLARWRASDGRLLLPDAFIPVAVSAGLIASLTINLVEQACRAAREWPGDFYLAFNMPPTMLQESATVDHIIATLKATGFPLRRIRVEMTEVEVVEDERAAELGIAHLRELGIKTMLDDFGTGYSSLVRLHRFQFDKIKIDGSFIRALEQDEASRKIVSAIVGLGKSLGAKVVAESVETRFQLEFLASIGCDTYQGWWLAPAMDAATAAGWLARFEPRQAAPSSTHLTPYQRQYQLEILYERSPVGLAFIDPDLRFAAANAKFCNMIHVPRYEVIGQKVTDVLPVEIGGRALELILRGFCDDQGDLSEVVMPHTAETFLLNHERVSDAGGVVLGVSVVCIDVTDTKRYEAALRAREQEDVYAAPGTPTVFWVAEESGELSYMTPHPPELAAMSVRERIDSWYARMDPPDRERVRSEWVGRDPAATTFQTRFRLEWPDGSRRWVLSRGDLKETGHARRWYGFFTDITREVELEERLGVEA